agaaaaaaaatgagaaaaagaaagaaaggtagtGCTTTCCAAGGAATAAAATGTCATCCATTTTAATGAGCAGGTAGGTTAtctgtggcagagctaggacttggggTGTCATTAGCATGCTTAGTCTTACCATTCTGGAGTGTTAAAAACagttccttgaaacactttcccaacagaACAAGACCTGACtttctgaaagagctgttttcctaggagctgcatcaGAGCTAAGCTGGATGAGAGTGTTGCCTGCTGTCAGTCACGGAGGCTGATGACAGGTCacccagcagttttggcgaggacagaacaagatgggtacgtatgcgcctgtgtgctgattgtcttcaggttttgcaggttgtaggtttGGCAGGACCGATTGTGTCGTTATCGTGATGGTAACAGCAaaacctccaggcatctgtgtagggcatTTTGGATTTTATGTGATTTGCAAGAGTACTTGAACAGTGTAATTTTCTGTTGAGGTACGGTAGTTGTAGTATCATCAGAAGAGaatgaagacaaagaagatgaggATGGCCAAGATACTCAAAAGCGTTAGAAGCTATGACAGCGGAAACgtgtcatttacagtttatatgaacCGTTTTCCTTCAACGTActgttcttttcaaagatttGCAGAGGATGTTTTGGTATTCCTATATCAGAACTCAGTGATTTTGAGTTAAAGCTCTCCAgtgagatttaaaagaaaaaatggaccAATGTGTCCTGGAAAGGAGAGTAATTACACAGTCTCGGTAGTCTTACTCTTGtagtttttctgttctccttaAACAGCAGGTGTGtattttttcacttgtgctgtgcagtgattaaaacaaaaagaaaagaaaaacccttgaAACATCCTCTGCAATGAGGGGTGGGTGAGACACATCACCTGTTCTGCCTCTTCCGCtatcctgctttctcttaaaCTTGTTTGTATCATGACtctaaattctttgctttcactaCAGCCAAGACAACGGAAGATACTGTTTTCAGGCCGGTTGTCTCCTGTCAGGCAGAGATGTCCATGTAGACGTGCTTGGTCACAGAGGCCTTGCTGCAAAAGGACTGATGGGTGGATGTGTGGTTAGTAGTGGTTCTCCCTTATCCACAGAGCTGCCAGTCACGTCAGTGAAtgatgctttggaggggtttcagatgGGCGGAGATTAGAGAATAATAATGTGATCATTACTGTGGTAGTCTGAGGGTATGAGGGAAGCAaagatttggggaggagaggatacttTTTATCAGCTGTCACATTTTTCACAATGCAGCGATTGTGATTCACTGACCAGATAGATAATCATGGAAgtggtggctgagattgtgtaatggaaattcttttgttctggaattgaagccccaATCGCCCTCTAAAAGTCTGAGCCTACTGGATCTGGAAGGATCCAGTTTCTTCTCTTAAAACTGAGGATACTTCAGTTAGAGGAAGAGTCTGTTTGGAAGTTTTAGTagtttggggacagaggccagttgaGGGCTGGGGCCCTCGTGGGAGGGGGCTGTTTCTGCCCCATGCCCTTGGCCTGGTGCTCAGAGCTGTGAAGgggctttccaaaatcctgctggaaggagccagatgtgggACGTGTGGCTGAGCTGGGGCACAGGGAGAACCCCTGGACCGGCCTTCAAATCAGCTCTCCCAGCAGAACATTGCCCAGGAGTCACTTTGAGCattgctgttctccttcaggaagccTGGTGCACACCAAGCACAGCCGGAGCTGTTCCTGTGCCAGGAGAAGTCTTCACGCACTGCTgaggctgatggtgacagttcccaccagctgtccagctcaggaagatgcaggtaagatgccACAGAGGAGGCAccgactggttgtcacttctcttgtgGGAACAGGATTTAACAGCAGAAGAGAGGCAGGACGAGAGGGCCCATGATGTCCAAAAGCACATCAGACAGCTGGGACAGTCacgctgagagcagagggagaaggagatggaggtgacctggctgggacaatgcttctgaggtaacatctgccacacaaacacagagagagacagaggcactGGGATGTGGTGGAgggggtgagaaaggtgcctgggagagaggggagcacAGGGAGATGGTGAAAAAGCCATggtgttggaagtgaggacgCTCCTGCTTGTGATGTCACAGGTGGCTGAGTAGGtgagagggcaggaggaggacctggcttttccagctgcttctgaTGTCACTGGTAGCTCAGTAACTGCCTGGGTAGGAAGGGACACCTGGCTTATGAggagcttgtgatgtcactggtggCTCTGTGCTCTTAGGGCAGGAGCATGCACCTGGCTTGTGGAGCTGCCTGTGACATCCTAAGTCCCTAAATACAGTATAGGGCAGGAGTAGGCccctgctttgtgctgctgcttgtgaTGTCACATGATCCAAAGTAGGGGATAGGGCAGAAGCAGGCACCTGGCTTGTTGTTTCAGGAATTACTCAGACGCCACGTAGACCATGGTAGGAATTATGCAGGTGCCACCTCAACAGGCCTCGGCCCTAGGTTCCTGCTCACAGAAGACGGGTCGCCAATCTGCTGAGTAAATAAGTGGTTTATTTATGCGACAGGCAgagcagctcgagctgggtgcctgcAAGGAGGGACCCCTGCTGCAGATCACAGACCCCAATTATACCCTTACAGACAGATTTCCCGGAACATACCACCCATCACCCGATCCCCAAGTCCAATCACTTAAGTCTGGTCGGTGGTGTCTTGatttcttactggttttcttGGTCTCTGGGCTGGCCTTCTTCTGCAGTTACCTCATTCTCTTGGAATTGTTTCCTTggtccttttcttctttattcagcTTGCATCTGCCAGTTTCAGCTGGTTCTGTGTTTGCAGCATTAGCTTTCTCAAAAAGTTTACTCTCGGTCAGCTCTTGCTGCCTAAGGCTGCAACTCCTTTAGCTTCTAGTGCTAAGCAAGGCTATTCATCCTAACAATTCCCAACACGGGTAACTGCAAGCTCTACTGGAGCAACTCTGAGAGACCAGACAACATCTGGGGGCGTCTTCTTGGAGGTTGTTGGGCAATTCCTTTGGCCAATTAAAATGACAGCAGATGGCAAAATTTAGGGCAACTGAACCTTTTGCTAGTCATTATGTTCAGAGCTTCATCACGCATGACAGTTACATGGAAAGACACACGCCTCTGCCCAGcacccctttctccttctttccccaacttttactgctgagcacgatgtcatatggtgtgggatatccccttggtgagttggggtcagctgtcttggctgtgtcccccctcccAACGTCTTGTGTACCCCCAGTGTCCTCACTGGTGGGgctgtgtgagaagcagaaaaggccttgacactgtgcacgCACTGTTCAGccatagctaaaacattggtgtgttaccGACACTGTTTTGGTCGCAAAtccaagcaccacagagccgctcgctcaccctcctcccccgatgggatgggggaaagaatcggaagagcaaaagtaagaaaacttgcgGGTGAGAGAAGTACAGTTtactaactgaaataaaatagactataattataataaattgtaatgaaaaggaaaagaacgaGAGAGACAGAGTAacaaaacctaagaaaaaaaacccgagTGATGCAGcctctcaccacctgccaaccaacgcccagccgaCCCAAAgaagcaatcgctgccccctggccaactccccccagcttatatactgagcatgatggcatatggtatggaatagccctttggcctctttggctgtgccccctctcagcttcttgtgcacctggcagagcatgggaagctgagaagtccttgaccagtgtaaacattacttagtaACAACTacaacaccagtgtgttatcaacattattctcatcctaaatccaaaccacagcactataccagctactagaaagaaaattaatgctatcccagctgaaaccagggcagctacgatgaagaaagttaactctatcccatccaaaaccagtacacaCGCTCAGCGCTGTCACCAATTCCACACTCAACGAGGTCCCCATCTCCGTGCTTGGTGCCACCCCGTCACACACTTGCAATGTCCCCAAACCCCAAGCTTTTCCAGGTCCCCACCCCCTTGCTCCGTACATCCTAGTCCCCCCTCTTAGTGCTGTCCACATCCCCATGCAGTTGGCCCCGTTCCTGTTCCTGTGCTTGCCACTTTAGGCGTGCCTGCGATCGACAAGGTCCCTGTCAACGCATGCAAGGCCACCTTTctcagaatcccagaatggtgGAGGTTGGAGGGCACCTCTGGAGACCACCTAGTCCAAgtgcctgctcaagcagggtcccctggagcaggctgcccagccccttctccagccAGAGGCTTCTACATTTGGCAGCTGTTTCTGGACTGTTGGCAGCTTTAAGGTGTGCCCCTGGGCTCAGGGGTGTTTGTGAATTTGGAGGATGCTGACCGGTCTTGGGAGGGTGTGCTGGTGTGGTGGCTGGTGCCAATTTTGGGGGAAGCTTCAGGGTTCGGGGGTGTTGCTGTGCCAGGTGCATGCTGCCAGGTTTGGAAGGTGCTGCCAGGTGGGGGCTGCATCTGGATTGAGGGTTTGTTCCTGGGTTTGGGCAATGGTAGCAGGTCTGAGGGTTATTTCCAGTTTGGGGGTGCCATTGGGTGGAAAGCTGTTGACAGCAGCATCTGCTCCAGTGGAAACaagccctgtccctgcagcagtgccagcagtgtGTCTCGTAAGGTGCTGGGCACCAGTGTGGTCACGCTGCACTCTCTGGCTGCTTGTTTCAGCAGCTGGGGTACCTGGCTGCCCACCCTTGAGAAGAGCTGGGGTGCCACCCTCAGACATTTTTAACTTGCCCCGCTCGAGGTAAATGGTGTCTCTCACGATTACTTTGTCGTGTCTCCCACGATTTTAATCGTATCTCTCATGATTTACTTTACACGATGACTCCCAAGAGTACTTTGGGATAGTGCACACcgtgctgtctgctctgccttggGAGTAAATGGTGTGTTTCTGCTTGTAGTTGAATTGCCTTATTCCTTCTTTTGAATCTCTGATACGGATCACTCGCGGCCATTGACAGAGGCTGATTTTTGCATTGTGTCTGCTGTtttgcttggcagggctgcaggaggggagccgggcagcgctgctccactgctggctgctggggtAGCCGTGGAGGACAGAGGCTTTAAGAAATCCATTCCCAAGTCCCACTGAAGCTCAAGAGGTTTTCTGCCAGTGGAGTTTCTGCGGCACTAAACATCACTCGGCAAGGGCTCTGACTTGTCTTGGGTTCCCCTTCATTTCTGCTCTGTAGAAGACTGTTGGCAAGCATTGAATTTGCGCAGCCTCTGCTCCTGTTGAATTGTCTCATTGCTTTTTGTCACAAAGCGCTTTGTCAGACAACTGCCTAGTGAACGAGGCTTCCAGTGATGGTTTGCTGTCTGGCTCTTCAGAAAAAGGACAGAGATGGAAGTTAACATTTTTAAGCTGGATGTAGtcaatgatattattttgtagtttagttcatctgcatttctctctttctctctcactccctctctgtCTTGGAGAGCTGAATAATCTAATAACCTGTTAAAGAGAAGATTAACCAGGTGCATATTCCTGTACTGAAGAGTACAATgtaggagagaaaggcagaagtgtCTGGTCAGGACACGTGTGAAAATGCAATGTGATTGGCAGTTTTGGCCGTGTTTGGCAGTGGTGGTTGCTGTCATCCTGTTCTAGCTCAGTGCTTCTAGCTCAAACTCAGTGCAAAGGTGGCCTGTGAGTTTCTTGCTTGGTTCTGCCCGTGCCTTTGGTTGGTGTGGGGTCTGTGTGGTTGGCTGGAGTGTGGCTTCATGCCTTCCCTGCTAGGCCCATTCGTCTGCTTTGGGAAGATTTAGAGCTTTTGGACAGGTGAGAGTGAGAGCAGGGAAGGCATCTGGCTTTGGGCTCTCATGTGAGTTCGTTAGTGCAAGGACAGTGACTACTGTTTGGCTTATGCCTGTTGTTCAGTCCAGGTACATCGGCCTCCAAGAAAGGGAGAAGTAGGAAAgatcaccattcctggaggtgtttaaaggatgtgcagatgtggcacttagggacacgGCTTCGTGATGGACTCAGTAGTGTTCGGTTTACAGGTGGACTCGATGAGcgtagaggtcttttccaacctaaatgattctatgattctataatatctataatatatattattataatattatacaatattaataatataatatagactttaatatttaattattaatatataatattaataatataatatattatttctattattatattataatatcTATAATATTATATTCTATAAAATCTATAATATATGAAgtaacattctttttcttccagatcacCTTATTTGCTCACCTGTTCCTCAGACAGTCCCACACTGTCCAGCACACACAGTTGAAGGACACCCCTTCGTTCCTGCATTTCCCATTGATTCCCATAGCCTGATCACCCTGTGCAAAAGCAACTCTGGATTTCCCATGTAGCACAGGTacagaggaaatggagaagaggTAAGGGTGCATTAGGAGGCATTTGGACTGAGACTCTCCACACTGGTAAAAACCTCCCTGAATGGGTGCTGGATTCAGAGCGGTGTCAGCGAGGGGAGAATGGGGCCCTTCTTTTTGAAGCAGAAGCAACTGGATTTGGCTGTGAGAATCTGCTCTTCCATTAGCAATCCCGTAAAGTAAAACTTCCTCGTCTCAGCCAACACACACGGCCCGTTCATGCTGCTTCCTCCAACGCCGCAGATGCATGGGCAAAAGAGacgaagggagaaggaaaatccTCTAGCAATGTTTTACTCTTGGGAACTAGTCCTAGCTCCAAGCcttgtttctttcctaaatgGCTATGAGCGCCAGGACAGACTCCCAAGGCTGCAGTTTCTGTGGCTACCTTTCCGatggatttttcttgtgttttcccaAGAAACTGCTGTGGCAAATTTCAGACCAGGTGCCAATCCAAATACTCATACTCAGAAAGGTTTAGCATCTCCTTCAacttcagcagatttttttttcatgtacttgTATTTTTGATCTTTTTGTAAACATTGCTCTCATTTTTTTGTTGCAGACTCAGATACTTGCCAAGTGCTAAAGACAACATAAATCTAAGGAACCCCGAACTTCCAGGAGCTAACAAGATACCAAACAGCATTTGACGCTTGCTGCCAGCACCAAGGAGTACTCACTGAATATCTTTATTGTCTTCACATTCATATTATGATGTGAGCCCAACAGTATAAGAACATAAGGCTGCTAGATTAAACGCAAAAATCACATCAGTCTTCCCTCGCTGCATGTTCCTGCCGTGCAGACCTCATGAAGGCCTAGCCCTGCAAGCTGgacatccccagctcccccatcAGCCGTATGGTGCAACAGCACATATGACAGGCACCAGGAGCCTGTCTGATGTCACAGTACGTCTCAAAGACGAGCCAAGGTCTCCCGCCAGAGCCGCCAGCAGCTGACACCACAACCTCTCCTGCCCGATCGCTGCCTGCCCTCACCCTCGCCGCGCTCTGCGACCGAGAGCTGCCGCAGCCGACAAACTCATCCACAGCCAGTGCGATGGCCAAGGCTGAGAAAGGTGAAGCATTGCTGCTCCTCCTGGGGAGGCTTCACAGAGGGCCTCTGTCAGGCAAGGCCCTCAGCAACTCTCCTGCTCTCGCCGTAGGCTTTGTAGCCACCTCCACCATGGACGGAGcctgggtgggcacctggagaCCTCATCGCCCACGTGGCCCCATcatggcccagttcaccagccCGGGACCCAAGTACTCAATCCCTGGGACAACAGGTAAAACCACCATCGCAAGGCAGGGGCAGCACATCCACTGCCTCCAGGGGACGAGCAGCCACAGCTCCATTCCCCTTTGCTCCAAGCCTCCATGCTCTCAGCTGCAGCAAGGACACAGGCCTGCCAGAGGAAGGCTCAGGCTGCTCCCGGGAAAGCCCCCGGAAAGAGCTGCCTGACTCTGCTGAGCACAGAGGTGGCCTTAGCAGTGCCTTAACCCCTGAGCGCACAGGAGGAAGCTTGATTTGTGTCTTTTCTACAAACTTGGTGCTCCCACCTCACCCTtgtcttcttctcctcttcttcttctccttgtctttgtcttctcctccttctcttcccctcttcttctccttcttcatcttctcctctcagacttcatcttctcttcctattcttcttcttctcctcctcggTAATAGCAGtaaagtttccatttctttcccatcGGGGCTCCGGGAAAGCAAAACATCACAGAGGCCatctttacatttgctttcagttAGCTTAGCAACTGTGTCAGCGTTTCATGCTTCATTACAATAGCATTCTGGTGATCTTCTGATTAATTGCACAGTGCCTACATTGTTCTTGCTGGAAGTCATTGTACCATTGTATTGACCCACTGGTATCagtcttggaggaaaaaatcacACGGGAAGGGAATTTCTTGAGGCCGGCAACTCCAACTACTCCACTTAAAACTAGCTTTAAATATGCAGTTGCAGGCAGGTGTCCTTTTCTTCATAGGCTTTTCTTCCTAGGCTACCTGGATCACAATCCCACCAAAACCAAAGCCCCTGCCTACACATTTCGAGGGGCCAAGACTCCTGTCGCAGACAGCTGCTCTCCGGGTTCTCGGTACTACGTCCCGCCCTCCATCACCAGGAACGGGAAGTATGTGGCTCCAGCACAGCACATATGCGGACTACCCAAGATTAAGACCGAGATCACTCCTGGACCAAGTGAGtaccatttctccagcccttcTTTCAGGCAACACAAGCACGCCTTACTTTTGCCCTGTGCTACTGGGGTACAAAACCATCAGCTCACACCCTGAAGGAGCTTCAGGGGTTTCCAGACACAAAGCAAACAAGGCTGATCCCCTCCTCCTGACCTTTCCTCTTTGGCTTGATCAAAAGAGCCCAGCTTCACTGCTTTTCTCCGCTTCTCCTCTGCCTTAGGTGACTACTCCACCGACAAGGCCAACAAACACCTCTACAAATGCACGCCGGCGCAGTCCATGGCCTTCCGGCACAAGGCGGTCAAAACCGACCAAAGTCCAGGTAAGGGAGCTTGGGGAAATACACACACTTGCAGCCGGCGTGTCCTCCAGGGAAAATCTGCTGCCCAGCTTTTTCAACAGGCCTAGGGAAAAGCCTCCACAGCAGGGCGCAACGGTCTCTTGAGAAGCTTGCTTGATGCCCCAGAGCACCAACTTCTTTCATCTCACAGAAGAACGGGCAACTCGGGCTTGGAGCTGGCAACACACACCACATGCGACAGAAGAAAGAGGCAGTGGGAGGAGGGACAAGACATCCTTCCTGCTCCTCGCAGCAGGCTGCTTCTCCCCCAGCCAggtgctgcccctctccccacaggACTCACACGCTCTCTTCCCATTCCCCTTCCAGGTCCTGGCACCTACACCCTGCCTAGGCTGGTGGGACCCAACACAGCCTACACCCACGCCAGCCCGTGCTACTCCCTGAAAGGGAAGAGCAAGCACAGGGGCTTTGCTGAAGACTTCTCCAAGGTGAGCGACGCTTCTCTGCtctcttgcagcagcagctgaagctcagctgctctcctcagGGCAGAAGGGCTCCCACaccttctgcagcctctcttaACGCACACttccctgcaccagcagcaaaaCCCAGGAAGCCACAGGTCCCCTGGCTCTCTTGCTGTTAACAGCAACACCGACACCTGCAGTGCCTCGCTGTCCAACACTAACAGTTTTGGTGGGGCAGAGCTCATCAGCACTAATGAgaatctccctcctcctctgggaAATCTAACTCTCTGCAGGGGAACAGGAGGTGCCCTTGTTCCAATCGCTCCATGCCCCTCACACCACTCCTCTGGCCAGCCAGCTCAACTAGCGCAGCCAGGGCACGCAGCCAGTTGAGCGCAGCAAGGGCATGCGGCAAGCATCAATACCTGCCT
Above is a genomic segment from Mycteria americana isolate JAX WOST 10 ecotype Jacksonville Zoo and Gardens chromosome Z unlocalized genomic scaffold, USCA_MyAme_1.0 Scaffold_18, whole genome shotgun sequence containing:
- the LOC142402938 gene encoding ciliary microtubule associated protein 1A-like, whose protein sequence is MDGAWVGTWRPHRPRGPIMAQFTSPGPKYSIPGTTGYLDHNPTKTKAPAYTFRGAKTPVADSCSPGSRYYVPPSITRNGKYVAPAQHICGLPKIKTEITPGPSDYSTDKANKHLYKCTPAQSMAFRHKAVKTDQSPGPGTYTLPRLVGPNTAYTHASPCYSLKGKSKHRGFAEDFSKTPGPVAFPKVEQDVYKKRAPMYTMGNKSRLGGNKTVKPGPADYCLGKVTLIKPQAPAPTFGLRHSLYTAPLISLI